In Sphingobacterium zeae, one genomic interval encodes:
- a CDS encoding SusC/RagA family TonB-linked outer membrane protein, with protein sequence MNTYSMIKKATALLFAVWSGSTSLMAQQPGEWIAPDSTDSQKVKNYATVRGQELEKIPVANLTNTLYGHLNGLMVGQTNGQPGYDQATLLMRGRATYDQAVLVCYVDGFQVDISFYFQYLAAGEIASVTILKDPVSLATFGMKGANGVLWVTTKRANTDTFRIDAQVISGIQQAVKIRKPYDAYQYANLYNQAISNDAYALNGNRFQWSPVYSDQALQQYKDGSGTNVDWLNESLRNNGRYTNTYVNMQGGMKEVAKYNLYLDYMDQTGLFNIPGGAEASRNTGLKRYNLRSNVDLKFFKIFTGKIDLGGRIESYSQPFSNNTYDNAQNFWKRLTTYPNNIYPVRDALTGQWSGNALYPNNPVAELNALGMYASHDRTLQGNFSLREDLSFLTEGLYLEQAVSFNTWSRVIQNKTATYARYYEGKQATADQNTPIVFGTNTPYGQLTWRQSNLSAGYKRQFGKHHINAVVNYYASDMIPDANEDASKIAYHYQQISGRASYAYQEKYFAELGWGYSGSDAYAPGNRWKLYPAASLSWVLSEEDFLKDNPVINYAKLRIAAGKTGNDQTLQGRYLYQQYYRFLPGSVTGNNSLSFNGGLGLGRLATPDITAEQSMKYELGLDMRLLKNLDFQATWFSDRRSGIITRNNLIAGYLGYTGADMLPLQNIGKVNNEGIELGLSYQEQIGALQLNLGMMATYAKNKIVYQAEIPNKNAFSNTTGRAIGTPMGLVADGFYQFEDFNADGSLKDGLAKPSFGPVQPGDLKYKDLDQNGFVDQSDVTAIGKPAYPKWYYAFNLGLAYKGIDLSALFQGAAGMDINLLGAAYNQVVPFVGNTTIYPIAGNAWAYYPTEGIDTRNSATFPRLTTQSNANNYTNSTFWMKNGDFLKLRSLQVGYTLPSAVSEKLHMQKFRVFLTAVNPFVWSSFYRKYQMDPETPAGYPALKSYNLGISFTF encoded by the coding sequence ATGAATACCTATTCAATGATAAAAAAGGCTACCGCCTTACTTTTTGCCGTTTGGTCGGGAAGCACATCCTTGATGGCGCAGCAACCGGGCGAATGGATTGCTCCGGATTCTACCGACAGCCAAAAAGTAAAAAATTATGCTACAGTACGTGGACAGGAACTGGAAAAGATACCTGTGGCAAACTTAACCAATACCTTATATGGACATCTGAATGGATTGATGGTAGGCCAAACCAATGGACAGCCGGGATACGATCAGGCAACACTCCTAATGCGGGGAAGAGCAACGTACGATCAGGCTGTCCTGGTCTGTTACGTGGATGGATTTCAGGTGGATATATCGTTCTATTTTCAATACCTTGCCGCCGGTGAGATCGCAAGTGTGACCATCTTGAAAGATCCGGTGAGTCTAGCCACATTTGGCATGAAAGGCGCCAATGGCGTGTTGTGGGTGACGACAAAACGGGCCAATACCGATACGTTTCGCATTGATGCGCAGGTAATATCTGGCATTCAGCAGGCTGTCAAGATCAGGAAGCCTTACGACGCTTATCAGTACGCCAATCTATACAATCAGGCCATCAGTAACGATGCCTATGCGCTCAATGGCAACCGCTTTCAATGGTCTCCGGTCTACAGCGATCAAGCCCTACAGCAGTACAAAGATGGATCCGGTACCAATGTGGACTGGCTCAACGAGTCGCTGCGAAATAACGGCCGCTACACCAATACCTATGTCAATATGCAGGGCGGCATGAAGGAGGTGGCTAAATATAACCTCTACCTGGATTATATGGATCAAACGGGACTCTTTAATATCCCGGGTGGCGCTGAAGCAAGCCGCAATACAGGCCTCAAAAGGTATAATCTACGCTCGAATGTGGACCTGAAGTTCTTTAAAATCTTTACTGGAAAGATTGATCTGGGCGGGCGTATCGAAAGTTATAGCCAGCCCTTTAGCAACAACACGTACGACAATGCGCAGAATTTTTGGAAGCGGCTGACGACTTACCCCAATAATATCTATCCCGTGCGCGATGCGCTGACAGGACAATGGTCGGGTAATGCACTTTATCCAAATAATCCGGTTGCGGAACTGAATGCCTTGGGTATGTATGCTTCGCATGACCGTACATTACAGGGAAACTTTAGCCTGCGCGAAGATCTGAGCTTCCTGACAGAAGGCTTGTACCTTGAACAGGCGGTTTCTTTTAACACCTGGTCGCGTGTGATCCAGAATAAAACCGCTACCTATGCCCGTTATTACGAAGGTAAACAGGCGACCGCCGATCAGAATACACCGATAGTTTTCGGAACCAACACCCCTTATGGGCAGTTGACCTGGCGGCAGTCCAACCTTTCGGCTGGATATAAAAGGCAGTTCGGTAAACATCATATTAACGCCGTGGTCAATTACTATGCAAGCGATATGATCCCCGATGCCAATGAGGATGCGTCAAAAATTGCTTACCACTATCAGCAGATTTCTGGAAGGGCATCTTATGCTTATCAGGAGAAATACTTCGCCGAACTCGGCTGGGGATACAGCGGATCGGATGCTTATGCACCGGGAAACCGCTGGAAATTGTATCCTGCAGCATCTTTAAGCTGGGTACTATCGGAAGAGGATTTCCTCAAAGATAATCCGGTGATCAACTATGCCAAGCTGCGCATCGCCGCGGGAAAGACCGGCAACGACCAGACACTGCAGGGTAGATACCTCTATCAGCAGTATTATCGTTTCCTCCCTGGCAGTGTAACGGGCAACAATAGTCTGTCTTTTAATGGTGGACTGGGATTAGGCCGTCTGGCTACGCCAGATATTACCGCTGAGCAAAGCATGAAATACGAACTGGGACTGGATATGCGGCTACTTAAAAATCTTGATTTTCAGGCGACTTGGTTTAGCGATCGCAGATCGGGCATCATTACACGAAACAACCTCATAGCGGGCTACCTGGGCTATACCGGCGCAGATATGTTGCCGCTTCAGAATATTGGTAAGGTGAACAATGAAGGGATTGAACTGGGGCTGAGTTATCAGGAGCAGATCGGGGCGCTGCAGCTGAACCTAGGTATGATGGCGACCTATGCGAAAAACAAGATCGTTTATCAGGCCGAGATACCCAATAAAAATGCCTTCTCCAATACAACTGGGCGTGCTATCGGTACACCTATGGGGCTGGTGGCGGACGGCTTCTACCAATTTGAGGATTTTAACGCCGATGGCAGCCTGAAAGATGGACTCGCCAAACCAAGCTTTGGTCCGGTGCAACCGGGGGATCTGAAATACAAAGATCTGGACCAGAATGGCTTTGTCGACCAAAGCGATGTGACAGCTATTGGCAAACCGGCCTATCCTAAATGGTATTATGCATTCAACCTGGGCCTAGCGTACAAAGGCATTGATCTATCGGCTTTATTTCAAGGAGCAGCAGGTATGGATATTAATTTATTGGGCGCCGCTTACAATCAGGTGGTCCCTTTTGTGGGAAACACGACAATTTATCCCATTGCCGGAAATGCTTGGGCTTATTATCCAACGGAAGGCATTGATACCCGCAACAGCGCAACGTTTCCGCGGTTAACGACGCAGAGCAATGCGAACAACTATACCAATTCAACCTTTTGGATGAAAAATGGAGACTTCCTCAAGTTGAGGTCGCTGCAGGTCGGGTATACCTTACCATCCGCTGTATCGGAGAAATTGCACATGCAGAAGTTCAGGGTGTTCCTGACCGCTGTTAATCCATTTGTCTGGTCTTCATTCTACCGGAAATACCAAATGGACCCGGAGACACCTGCGGGCTATCCGGCGCTGAAATCTTATAATCTAGGAATTTCATTTACCTTTTAA
- a CDS encoding RagB/SusD family nutrient uptake outer membrane protein: protein MIDIIQRYWQKALFASMSMVILGSSISCQKDFLQVPPGGNPTVDTIFNQSANAYNAIAGAYFASLRQGLNWNGYYSPSTDDQLAGSQAFWVQIPGSVAAVSILGGGFTPNSNSQDMGSNGGYGNDGYTDNFQAIRKAYLVKENIGRVPDMSDSDKKIVQAEMQALVAYRYTQMFIMYGGVPIISKSFPLTSLNNLEELAIQRAPIKNVLDSIVSWCDQSAAILPSRWADNSLGRMTKSAALAIKAKALLYAARPLFNNATPYLQLGANNALICFGNNDPQRWNVALEASEALIKEAEGAGGLRIINTGNPLADYGTATSTPSNREVILAFKQQVPSSGGAGPYNIFNVVNFHYQANGAVLSSSMLENYYKADGTEQSWPGVGQTAPFSEYLTKFKEMEPRMRADFNGWEMQADNNPGDPIWHMNEHYKDVNHFGAGQPTKFYYKAGRREWFDFPIFRLAAYYLSSAEAYNEMGQPVAALSRLNVIHQRAGLPAVTETNKDKLRKIIQREWAIEFIQEKYRFNDLKHWKDSQIDKGIIGGPIRFLVFNNGGDALPSGNTNFGNAVRYNGFWHPRQLLNPFPQGEVNKGYLIQNPGY, encoded by the coding sequence ATGATCGATATAATACAACGCTATTGGCAAAAGGCTTTGTTTGCTTCCATGTCCATGGTGATCTTGGGAAGCAGTATATCTTGCCAAAAAGATTTTTTGCAGGTCCCTCCCGGGGGTAATCCGACGGTGGATACAATTTTTAACCAGTCCGCCAACGCTTATAATGCCATTGCAGGTGCCTATTTTGCCTCTTTGCGCCAGGGTCTGAACTGGAACGGCTATTATTCACCGAGCACCGATGATCAGCTGGCGGGCAGTCAGGCTTTTTGGGTGCAGATCCCCGGCAGTGTGGCGGCGGTATCTATTCTTGGCGGTGGCTTTACCCCCAATTCAAATAGCCAGGACATGGGATCCAATGGTGGTTACGGCAACGACGGTTACACCGACAACTTTCAGGCGATCCGCAAAGCGTACCTCGTCAAGGAAAATATCGGCCGGGTGCCTGATATGAGCGACTCGGATAAGAAAATCGTACAGGCCGAAATGCAGGCGCTGGTCGCTTACCGCTATACGCAAATGTTTATCATGTATGGTGGGGTACCGATAATCTCCAAAAGTTTTCCACTGACTTCCTTAAACAATCTGGAAGAACTGGCCATCCAGCGCGCGCCGATAAAAAATGTATTGGACAGTATTGTAAGCTGGTGTGATCAGTCTGCGGCCATCTTACCTTCGCGCTGGGCAGATAATTCACTGGGCAGGATGACCAAGTCGGCAGCATTGGCAATTAAAGCAAAAGCTTTGCTCTATGCGGCGCGTCCATTATTCAATAATGCAACACCTTATCTACAGTTGGGGGCAAACAATGCGCTGATCTGTTTTGGGAACAATGATCCACAACGTTGGAATGTTGCGCTCGAAGCCAGTGAAGCCCTGATCAAAGAAGCCGAAGGGGCGGGGGGATTGCGTATTATCAATACGGGAAATCCGCTGGCTGACTACGGTACAGCTACTTCCACACCAAGCAACCGGGAAGTAATCTTAGCGTTCAAACAACAGGTGCCATCGTCTGGTGGTGCTGGTCCATACAATATTTTTAATGTTGTCAATTTTCATTATCAGGCCAATGGAGCCGTGTTGTCGAGCAGTATGCTGGAAAACTACTACAAGGCAGACGGCACAGAGCAGAGCTGGCCAGGGGTAGGTCAGACGGCTCCGTTTTCGGAATACCTTACCAAGTTTAAGGAGATGGAACCACGCATGCGCGCTGATTTCAACGGTTGGGAAATGCAGGCCGACAACAACCCCGGCGATCCCATCTGGCACATGAACGAGCATTATAAGGACGTCAACCATTTCGGTGCCGGACAGCCGACCAAGTTTTACTATAAAGCAGGGCGTCGTGAATGGTTCGACTTTCCGATTTTCCGTCTGGCGGCATATTATTTAAGTTCGGCAGAAGCATATAACGAAATGGGGCAACCTGTTGCAGCCCTCAGCCGCCTTAATGTAATCCATCAGCGTGCAGGACTACCGGCTGTTACTGAAACCAATAAAGATAAACTGCGCAAAATCATCCAACGGGAATGGGCGATTGAGTTTATCCAGGAAAAATACCGGTTTAACGACCTGAAACATTGGAAGGATAGCCAGATCGACAAGGGTATCATCGGTGGACCGATCCGTTTTCTGGTTTTTAATAACGGTGGTGACGCTTTGCCTTCGGGAAATACCAATTTTGGAAATGCGGTACGTTATAATGGGTTTTGGCATCCGAGGCAATTGTTAAATCCTTTCCCACAAGGTGAGGTAAACAAAGGTTATCTGATCCAGAATCCGGGCTATTAA
- a CDS encoding RagB/SusD family nutrient uptake outer membrane protein, protein MYLRDHITTKIAIAIAVLSLSGCGKSFLDTRLDTQPTEHNIDGNYASLMQLANTPYAYLSQRNEFAALDGNLFAAATDEAQQTNTIGDVYLFNNGNWGAFNNPDDRYNMYYSGIYAANYFLEYIDKKGGDYKALLAVNRDTITQESRTKYLNDVASMGWSIAEAHVLRAYYYFELIKRYGGVPLLTKTFSVNEKPAIAASSFQEVVEYIVTSVDSHVKDLQPNWKTSQFTNLDGRFNQGAALMLKARVLLYAASPLHNPGNDIAKWQRAAKAAAEALQFADRMDDAGGKNALDNNYRNYFLGNNTLNSAETIMAIRYTASNDLERANYPIATPGGLSGVTPSENLVSAYEKLDNYSASKPYDNRDPRLGYTVVVNGSEWNNRTIDQTAGGTDDRRRANASRTGYYLKKFVNDNVNLVNNATNPHNWPLFRYGDLLLIYAEAMNEAYGPDQANGWGLTAREAINKLRARPGVDMPAVQASGKAELRTAIKHERQVELAFENHRYWDLIRWGDAATVLNKPIYGVTVTKTTSGTLQYETRQVQNRVFIAPKMNFYPFPQAEIHISGGTLVQNPGW, encoded by the coding sequence ATGTATTTACGTGATCATATAACCACCAAAATAGCAATTGCGATAGCAGTGCTTAGTCTCTCGGGCTGTGGGAAGTCGTTTTTGGATACGCGTCTCGACACGCAGCCCACCGAGCATAATATCGATGGCAACTACGCAAGTCTGATGCAGCTGGCCAATACACCCTATGCTTATCTGTCCCAGCGAAACGAATTTGCGGCGCTGGACGGAAATCTCTTTGCTGCGGCTACCGATGAAGCCCAGCAGACCAATACTATAGGAGACGTTTACTTGTTTAATAATGGCAACTGGGGCGCGTTTAATAATCCCGACGATCGTTACAATATGTATTATTCGGGCATCTATGCCGCAAATTATTTTTTGGAATACATCGACAAAAAAGGGGGTGACTACAAAGCTTTACTTGCTGTCAACCGCGATACCATCACGCAAGAATCGCGTACTAAGTACCTGAACGATGTAGCCTCCATGGGCTGGTCAATAGCTGAAGCACACGTGCTTCGGGCATACTATTATTTTGAGCTGATCAAGCGCTATGGCGGCGTGCCTTTATTGACCAAAACGTTTAGCGTGAATGAGAAGCCAGCTATTGCTGCTTCTTCGTTTCAGGAGGTCGTCGAATATATCGTGACATCTGTCGATAGCCACGTAAAAGACCTGCAGCCAAACTGGAAAACCTCACAATTTACAAATCTGGATGGCCGCTTTAATCAGGGTGCTGCGCTTATGCTGAAAGCGCGTGTGCTGCTCTATGCCGCCAGTCCGCTGCATAATCCGGGTAATGATATTGCCAAATGGCAACGTGCTGCAAAAGCTGCTGCGGAGGCATTGCAATTTGCCGATCGCATGGATGATGCAGGTGGAAAAAATGCGCTCGACAACAATTATAGAAATTATTTTCTTGGCAACAATACGCTAAATAGTGCCGAAACCATTATGGCGATCCGCTACACGGCCAGCAACGATCTCGAGCGTGCAAATTATCCGATTGCCACACCCGGCGGATTGAGTGGAGTTACACCGAGCGAGAATCTGGTGTCGGCCTACGAAAAGCTGGACAACTATTCAGCGAGTAAGCCTTATGATAATCGGGATCCACGTCTCGGCTATACGGTCGTGGTGAATGGAAGTGAGTGGAACAACCGTACGATCGATCAGACAGCCGGCGGAACGGATGATAGGAGACGTGCCAACGCGAGTAGAACGGGGTATTACCTGAAGAAATTTGTTAATGACAATGTCAATCTGGTCAATAACGCAACCAATCCGCACAACTGGCCACTGTTCCGCTACGGCGATCTGCTGCTGATCTATGCGGAGGCAATGAATGAAGCTTATGGCCCCGATCAAGCCAATGGCTGGGGGCTTACTGCCCGGGAGGCAATTAATAAGTTAAGAGCCCGTCCGGGGGTCGATATGCCAGCGGTGCAGGCCAGCGGCAAAGCGGAGTTGCGTACAGCGATCAAACACGAACGTCAAGTGGAGCTAGCCTTTGAAAATCACCGCTATTGGGATTTGATCCGTTGGGGCGATGCCGCCACCGTATTGAATAAACCGATCTATGGTGTTACCGTAACAAAAACAACTTCTGGTACGCTGCAATACGAAACGAGACAAGTTCAAAATAGGGTTTTCATAGCGCCAAAGATGAACTTCTATCCTTTTCCGCAAGCGGAAATCCATATCAGCGGCGGGACACTAGTCCAAAATCCAGGCTGGTAA
- a CDS encoding SusC/RagA family TonB-linked outer membrane protein — translation MSTDSHSTCLERSTVHFSKKVAFLGIFMASITCMAHAQTRISGNVVDEQRRPLTGVNVSVKNSNNVTLTNVTGDYSIKALPTDTLIYTFVGYLPQRRVVGELKAINIQLYKDNIQMEQVVVVGYGKQKQPTVTGSVSVVAGKDLVQTPVANVSNMLVGMAPGITGIQNSGEPGQNATTLRIRGISTLNGSNPLVVIDGVQQPAENPFTMLNAIDANDIENVSILKDASATAVYGIRGANGVIIVTTKRGRSGRPAFSFSANTGFTRATSLMGMTNSHDFASSRNESIRKLDASGNGSYNNMLFSEDELWKFKNNRDYTAAEIAAMPLNEQQKQQLQNSPALYYTSHDWYKELFNGTGRQNQYNLNVSGGSERFKYASSIGYFDQTSILNYTKIAGADVDPKFSRYTFRNNFDIEVVKNLDISVNISGQFLKNKIANPKSDNFSNVQGSDLASRYQAILLDLKHGPFISPGIVDGRIVLNFLGADGSPTNPIGTVRGGNGGFPSQVINPLNLVTRGYGVTQGTNLSAQTVLKHKMDYLTRGLKSHFTVAYDDNYAKGYTVTPGVPTYSAYRNPQNPTEIVYIGGMVSTDNSLTDYLFNSSFRKMYYEAGVDYNRDFGKHNVSGLVLANAQKYIDNNLAFNTPSGLMSLVGRATYNYAERYLAEVNMAYNGTEQFAPGKRFGFFPAFSAGWIISKESFLQDNSFLSFAKIRASYGEVGNDQTTARRYLYLPNSWNLADQNNGYYFGSTDGSATNPHIPGAIESSVGNPLLIWERAKKSNVQLDLKFFSDKLSFSGTYFNEKRSDILVQPSIIPANLGVDRIPVSNLGRVSNSGWEFELGWDDKLSEDFTYFLKGNFSYARNKIDYMAEAAFPYPWMNQTGYMIGQPKGLVADGFYNNAAELANRPYNSFSNLVDVGDLRYKDINGDGIIDNNDMIPIGYPSFPLISYNFRLGVTYKGWDLNTLFIGTAKGSYDISNTYYGGNRIVEEVNSGRWTQEKYESGQEILYPALNAIDGVSQASKIRSTFWLRSTDFLRLKNASVGYTVRDSKLLQRVGLSAVRVYASGNNLVTWTKLVKGIDPESTSQNSNGYIFPLVRTYNLGVNISF, via the coding sequence TTGTCCACTGACAGTCATTCGACTTGTCTTGAACGCTCGACAGTACATTTTTCTAAAAAGGTAGCCTTTTTAGGGATATTTATGGCGTCCATCACCTGCATGGCTCATGCGCAAACCCGCATTTCTGGAAATGTGGTGGATGAGCAGCGGCGTCCGCTGACTGGCGTTAATGTCAGCGTCAAAAATTCGAATAATGTGACACTGACTAATGTCACGGGGGATTATTCGATAAAAGCACTTCCCACCGATACACTTATCTATACGTTCGTCGGTTACTTGCCGCAACGTAGGGTCGTAGGCGAGCTGAAGGCCATCAACATCCAATTGTATAAAGATAATATTCAGATGGAGCAGGTGGTGGTTGTCGGCTATGGTAAACAGAAGCAACCGACCGTGACAGGTTCTGTCAGTGTGGTAGCAGGTAAAGATCTGGTACAAACGCCGGTAGCCAATGTCAGTAATATGCTGGTCGGTATGGCGCCGGGTATCACTGGGATACAGAACAGCGGCGAACCAGGGCAGAATGCAACGACTTTGCGCATCCGCGGAATATCGACCTTAAATGGGTCCAATCCGCTTGTCGTTATCGACGGTGTGCAGCAGCCTGCGGAAAATCCATTTACCATGTTGAACGCCATTGATGCCAACGATATTGAGAACGTCAGTATCTTAAAGGATGCCTCGGCGACAGCGGTATACGGTATCCGTGGCGCTAATGGCGTGATTATCGTTACCACTAAGCGGGGCCGCTCGGGAAGACCTGCTTTTAGTTTCTCGGCCAACACGGGGTTTACGCGCGCAACATCGCTCATGGGCATGACCAATTCGCATGACTTTGCTTCCAGCAGAAATGAATCGATCCGAAAACTGGATGCTTCAGGAAACGGTTCGTATAATAATATGTTGTTTTCGGAAGATGAGCTTTGGAAGTTTAAAAACAACCGCGATTATACAGCTGCAGAAATTGCAGCCATGCCACTCAACGAGCAACAGAAGCAGCAGCTGCAAAACAGTCCGGCACTGTATTACACCAGTCACGATTGGTACAAAGAACTCTTCAATGGCACGGGACGTCAAAATCAATACAACTTAAATGTTTCGGGAGGCAGCGAACGATTTAAATATGCCAGTTCGATCGGATATTTTGATCAGACGAGTATTCTGAACTATACAAAAATAGCCGGAGCAGATGTGGATCCAAAATTCTCTAGATACACTTTCCGTAATAATTTCGATATTGAGGTGGTCAAAAATCTGGATATCAGTGTCAACATCAGCGGCCAATTCCTAAAGAACAAAATTGCCAACCCCAAGTCGGATAATTTTAGTAACGTGCAGGGATCTGACCTGGCATCGCGTTATCAGGCGATATTGCTCGACCTCAAACATGGGCCTTTTATTTCGCCCGGAATCGTTGATGGCCGCATCGTACTAAACTTTCTCGGAGCCGACGGTAGCCCAACGAACCCCATCGGGACGGTGAGAGGAGGAAATGGTGGTTTTCCAAGCCAGGTCATTAATCCGCTCAATCTTGTAACGCGCGGCTACGGCGTCACACAGGGAACCAACCTCAGTGCGCAGACGGTGCTGAAGCATAAAATGGACTATCTGACGCGTGGTCTTAAATCCCATTTCACGGTGGCTTACGACGATAATTATGCAAAAGGATATACCGTGACGCCAGGCGTGCCGACTTATTCGGCTTACCGAAATCCACAAAACCCGACAGAAATCGTCTACATCGGGGGCATGGTCAGTACCGACAATAGTCTCACCGACTACCTATTCAATTCCAGTTTTAGAAAAATGTATTATGAAGCTGGCGTAGACTACAACCGCGACTTTGGAAAGCATAATGTATCGGGTCTCGTCTTGGCGAATGCCCAAAAATACATTGATAACAACCTAGCTTTTAATACACCTTCGGGTTTAATGAGCTTAGTTGGGCGTGCTACCTATAACTATGCCGAACGCTATTTGGCCGAGGTGAATATGGCCTACAATGGGACCGAACAGTTTGCTCCCGGTAAGCGTTTTGGCTTCTTTCCCGCTTTCTCTGCGGGCTGGATTATCTCCAAAGAGTCTTTCTTGCAAGACAACAGCTTTTTGAGCTTTGCCAAGATCAGAGCCTCCTATGGTGAGGTCGGTAACGATCAGACCACTGCCAGACGTTACCTTTACCTGCCGAACTCGTGGAATTTGGCAGATCAAAACAATGGCTATTATTTTGGAAGCACAGATGGGTCGGCAACAAACCCACACATTCCGGGGGCTATTGAATCTTCGGTCGGAAATCCGCTGCTGATCTGGGAGCGGGCAAAAAAGAGCAACGTACAGCTTGATCTGAAATTTTTCAGTGATAAATTATCCTTCTCAGGGACTTATTTTAATGAAAAACGTTCCGACATCCTTGTTCAGCCGAGCATTATTCCTGCCAATTTAGGGGTTGATCGCATACCGGTATCCAACTTAGGTCGGGTAAGCAATAGCGGCTGGGAGTTTGAATTGGGCTGGGACGATAAGTTAAGCGAAGACTTTACCTACTTCTTAAAAGGAAATTTCTCCTATGCACGCAATAAAATAGATTACATGGCCGAAGCGGCTTTCCCATATCCTTGGATGAACCAAACGGGATACATGATCGGCCAGCCAAAGGGATTGGTCGCGGATGGGTTTTACAACAATGCTGCCGAACTGGCCAACCGTCCTTACAATAGCTTTAGCAATCTGGTGGATGTTGGCGACCTACGCTATAAGGACATCAATGGCGATGGTATTATCGATAACAACGATATGATCCCAATTGGCTATCCTTCTTTTCCGCTGATCTCGTACAACTTCCGTTTGGGTGTGACCTACAAGGGCTGGGACTTAAATACACTATTTATCGGTACCGCAAAAGGCTCTTATGATATCAGTAACACCTACTACGGCGGCAATCGTATCGTAGAGGAAGTTAATAGTGGCAGATGGACGCAGGAAAAATATGAAAGTGGACAGGAGATCCTTTACCCGGCACTAAATGCTATTGACGGTGTATCCCAAGCCTCGAAAATAAGGAGTACATTCTGGCTGCGCTCAACAGACTTTTTGCGCTTAAAAAATGCTTCTGTAGGCTATACCGTCCGCGACAGCAAACTCTTGCAGCGTGTCGGGCTAAGCGCCGTGCGGGTGTATGCCAGTGGTAATAACCTCGTCACCTGGACCAAGCTCGTGAAAGGGATAGATCCCGAGTCGACTAGTCAGAATAGCAACGGCTATATATTCCCGCTTGTGAGAACATACAACCTGGGTGTGAACATTTCATTTTAA